In Bacteroidales bacterium, a genomic segment contains:
- a CDS encoding T9SS type A sorting domain-containing protein, translating to MKYLKSFILFIFIFFNPILTLKSQDFWEQLYFPDSADILSIAVNDQQVIYIGSGAGVYRSDDEGNSWNLLGLENRIVYSIAINNNNDIYAGTSQAPQIGGLFCSSDDGETWSSVLPDIGAYGNIVAILCLGDTIFASLWMDDASVIRSTDNGQTWSIVFFTDNTSEYISDIVNSNTGDIYISLKAYFENRGGVYKSEEGGDNWEFIGLFNYQVSALALNNSDDLFAGSWGGLTDTTSSGLYVLRNGVEEWETLLANPQVSDIIINSENEIYFSSSWPNGVLRSLDNGESFELVNEGLPDGIMRDMFLDTLGYLYVTNLICLAKSINPTVSISEENLISSENPWIVYPNPVNNLLNIRALNNNQINNIEIINIYNSIGKLLISENVSTIDLLKINVSDLPAGFYFIEIICDKHKTITKIIIN from the coding sequence ATGAAATATCTTAAATCATTTATACTTTTCATATTTATTTTCTTTAATCCAATTTTAACCCTTAAATCACAGGATTTCTGGGAACAACTGTACTTTCCTGATAGCGCTGATATCTTGAGTATTGCGGTAAATGATCAGCAGGTTATTTATATTGGATCAGGAGCAGGTGTTTACCGATCCGATGACGAAGGAAATAGTTGGAATCTTCTTGGGCTTGAAAATCGAATTGTATACTCTATTGCTATCAACAATAACAATGATATCTACGCCGGCACGAGTCAAGCGCCCCAAATCGGAGGCTTGTTCTGTTCTTCAGATGATGGTGAAACCTGGTCAAGCGTTCTTCCCGATATAGGTGCGTATGGAAATATTGTGGCTATTCTTTGTCTGGGTGACACAATATTTGCCAGTCTATGGATGGATGATGCATCTGTAATACGCTCAACAGATAATGGACAAACATGGAGTATAGTTTTCTTTACTGATAATACCAGTGAATACATTTCCGATATAGTTAATTCAAACACCGGTGACATTTATATAAGTCTTAAAGCCTATTTTGAGAATAGGGGAGGTGTATATAAATCAGAAGAAGGAGGTGATAATTGGGAGTTTATTGGTTTGTTTAATTACCAGGTTTCAGCCCTGGCTTTGAACAATTCTGACGATCTTTTTGCGGGCTCTTGGGGGGGGTTAACAGATACTACTTCATCCGGATTGTATGTTTTAAGAAACGGAGTAGAAGAATGGGAAACCTTACTGGCGAATCCTCAAGTTTCTGATATCATTATCAATAGCGAAAATGAGATTTATTTCAGCAGTTCCTGGCCGAATGGAGTATTACGGTCATTAGACAATGGTGAAAGTTTTGAACTAGTTAATGAAGGATTACCTGATGGAATTATGAGAGATATGTTTCTGGATACTTTAGGCTATTTATATGTAACAAATTTGATTTGCCTTGCAAAAAGTATTAACCCCACTGTTTCAATTTCTGAAGAAAATTTAATTTCATCTGAAAATCCATGGATTGTATATCCAAACCCTGTTAACAATCTACTCAATATTAGAGCCTTAAACAATAATCAAATAAATAATATTGAAATAATTAACATTTACAACTCAATTGGTAAATTATTAATTTCCGAGAATGTTTCTACTATTGATCTTTTAAAAATAAATGTTAGTGACCTGCCTGCCGGATTTTATTTTATTGAGATAATTTGTGATAAACATAAGACCATAACCAAAATCATTATCAACTAG
- a CDS encoding SAM-dependent chlorinase/fluorinase, whose amino-acid sequence MPIITLTSDWGQRDYFLGAVKGKILSLLPSASIIDISHGISPFNLKQASFIIRNSYPHYPQGTVHILSILTEKTEKVPHLAVKYDGQFFIGADNGIFSLIFDHAPEKIISISSSDEKGIKDVPARDRFVASAVHLASGRPIEQLGEPVSQWKEQLHFLPVVSGDIIRGVVIYINQYENVVTNITRELFDKISRGRKFVIEFRGETINAISQSYQEVPIGEIVALFGSTGHLEIAINQGNAGSLLGLDINDPVRVEFRS is encoded by the coding sequence ATGCCGATTATTACACTGACAAGCGACTGGGGCCAGCGGGACTATTTCCTGGGAGCCGTGAAAGGAAAGATACTCAGCCTGTTACCATCTGCCTCAATAATAGATATTTCTCACGGCATCAGTCCGTTCAACCTCAAACAGGCTTCATTCATCATCCGCAACAGTTATCCCCATTATCCGCAGGGAACGGTCCATATCCTTTCAATCCTGACTGAAAAGACTGAAAAAGTTCCGCACCTGGCCGTAAAATACGATGGGCAGTTTTTCATCGGTGCGGACAATGGGATTTTTTCCCTCATTTTTGATCATGCTCCTGAAAAGATTATAAGTATCTCTTCTTCAGATGAAAAAGGTATAAAGGATGTCCCGGCGCGTGACCGGTTCGTGGCATCGGCCGTCCATCTTGCTTCCGGGCGCCCTATTGAACAGCTTGGCGAGCCCGTGTCGCAATGGAAGGAGCAGCTGCATTTTCTCCCGGTGGTTTCCGGTGACATCATCAGGGGCGTGGTCATCTATATCAACCAATATGAGAACGTTGTGACCAATATAACCCGTGAACTTTTCGATAAAATCAGCAGAGGTCGAAAGTTTGTCATAGAGTTCCGGGGTGAAACCATCAATGCGATCAGCCAGTCTTACCAGGAGGTCCCAATCGGTGAAATTGTGGCATTGTTCGGCTCAACCGGCCATCTTGAAATTGCGATCAACCAGGGTAATGCCGGCAGTTTGCTGGGGCTCGATATCAACGACCCGGTGAGGGTGGAGTTCAGGAGCTGA
- a CDS encoding PhoH family protein, translating into MNERIISIETYNPLEIYGVNDTHLELIKRQFPKLKIVARGDVVKVFGEEEELALFERKFSLLLLSYEKFGRITESDILQIMQGGEEETNGLIQAQQPDDVLVHGRDGRIVKALTVNQQKLVESCSHNDLVFAIGPAGTGKTYTAVALAVRALKNKEVRRIILTRPAVEAGENLGFLPGDLKDKLDPYLQPLYDALRDMLPTQKLLTYIEDGTIEVAPLAFMRGRTLDHSFAILDEAQNTTSSQLKMFLTRMGKSSKFIVTGDITQIDLPKNQESGLVHATKILKDIPGMDFIYLDHRDIIRHRLVIKIIEAYGKERNNH; encoded by the coding sequence ATGAACGAAAGGATCATTTCGATCGAAACATACAATCCGCTGGAGATTTACGGCGTGAATGACACGCATCTCGAGCTCATCAAAAGACAGTTTCCTAAGCTGAAAATCGTTGCGAGGGGCGATGTGGTAAAAGTTTTCGGTGAGGAAGAAGAACTGGCCCTCTTCGAAAGGAAGTTCTCCCTTTTGCTTCTCAGTTATGAAAAATTCGGCAGGATTACGGAAAGTGACATCCTGCAGATCATGCAGGGTGGAGAGGAGGAAACAAATGGCCTTATCCAGGCCCAGCAACCCGATGATGTGCTGGTGCATGGACGCGATGGCCGGATCGTGAAAGCCCTGACCGTCAACCAGCAAAAGCTGGTGGAGAGTTGCAGCCATAATGACCTCGTCTTCGCGATCGGTCCGGCAGGAACAGGGAAGACTTACACAGCCGTGGCATTAGCTGTCAGGGCGTTAAAAAATAAGGAAGTGCGCCGGATCATCCTGACGCGCCCTGCCGTCGAAGCCGGTGAAAACCTGGGTTTCCTCCCCGGCGACCTCAAAGATAAGCTGGACCCCTATCTTCAACCGCTTTATGATGCCCTGCGCGACATGCTCCCTACTCAGAAACTGCTAACATACATCGAAGACGGAACCATCGAAGTGGCACCCCTTGCTTTCATGCGCGGCCGGACTTTGGACCATTCCTTCGCCATCCTCGATGAAGCACAGAATACGACGTCCAGCCAGCTGAAAATGTTCCTGACCCGGATGGGGAAATCTTCTAAATTTATTGTCACCGGCGATATCACCCAGATCGACCTGCCTAAAAACCAGGAATCAGGGCTGGTCCATGCGACGAAAATCCTGAAAGATATTCCGGGAATGGATTTTATTTACCTCGATCATCGCGACATCATCCGTCACCGGCTGGTGATCAAAATTATCGAGGCTTACGGTAAAGAAAGAAATAATCACTAA
- a CDS encoding phosphoribosylaminoimidazolesuccinocarboxamide synthase, translated as MQNVIVRTDYQFPGQKGVYHGKVRDVYNINNELMVMVVTDRISAFDVVLPSGIPYKGQVLNQIAAKFLEATRDIVPNWMMAVPDPMVMVGKFCEPFPVEMIIRGYLTGNSWRTYKSGARSICGVPIPDGMREHERFPQPIITPTTKAKEGHDEDISREEIIRQGLISEEDYNLLEKYTIEIFNRGSEIAAKMGLILVDTKYEFGKADGQIYLIDEIHTPDSSRYFYADGYEERFAKGEQQKQLSKEFVREWLMENGFQGKTGQKVPFMSDEFVESVSERYIELFEGITGEKFVREDAINVLGRVERNIERFLKGK; from the coding sequence ATGCAAAATGTCATCGTCAGAACCGACTACCAGTTCCCTGGCCAGAAAGGTGTTTACCATGGAAAAGTCCGGGATGTATATAATATCAACAACGAATTAATGGTGATGGTGGTCACCGACCGGATATCGGCTTTCGATGTGGTCCTTCCCAGCGGGATCCCTTACAAAGGCCAGGTGCTTAACCAGATCGCGGCGAAGTTTCTCGAAGCGACGCGTGACATCGTCCCCAACTGGATGATGGCCGTGCCTGATCCGATGGTAATGGTCGGGAAGTTCTGCGAACCATTCCCGGTGGAAATGATCATCCGTGGCTATCTCACCGGCAACTCCTGGCGCACCTATAAAAGCGGTGCCCGGTCGATCTGCGGTGTTCCAATCCCTGACGGGATGCGCGAACACGAACGTTTTCCTCAGCCTATTATCACGCCAACAACAAAAGCTAAAGAAGGTCACGACGAAGACATTTCCCGGGAAGAGATCATCCGCCAGGGACTTATTTCAGAAGAAGATTACAACCTGCTCGAAAAATATACTATCGAAATTTTCAACAGGGGTTCGGAAATTGCAGCCAAAATGGGCTTGATTTTAGTCGATACCAAGTATGAATTCGGCAAAGCCGACGGGCAGATCTACCTTATCGATGAGATCCATACACCTGATTCTTCAAGGTATTTTTATGCTGACGGTTATGAGGAACGCTTTGCAAAAGGCGAGCAGCAAAAACAGCTTTCCAAGGAATTTGTAAGGGAATGGCTGATGGAAAATGGTTTTCAGGGCAAAACCGGGCAAAAGGTCCCTTTCATGTCTGATGAATTCGTCGAATCCGTTTCAGAGCGTTATATCGAGCTTTTCGAAGGAATTACAGGAGAAAAATTCGTCCGCGAAGATGCCATCAATGTCCTGGGAAGAGTCGAGCGGAATATTGAAAGATTTTTAAAAGGGAAATAA
- a CDS encoding transglutaminase-like domain-containing protein — protein sequence MEEKSQNKELNALISLLDEPNEEIFQTIHDRIFAHGKVAVPVLENLWENTFDPLIQHRIEDLIHIIQFENLKKELNEWSQFEHHDLLRGTLLVTRFQYPDLDEDAIIKKIGSFSQDVWLELNQNLTGLEKVKVINHILFDIHKLAGNVTNINSAENFYINNLLDSKKGSPLILGIIYISISQSLRVPIYGVDLPRHFVLAYTDEIMLTPRDIPEGDVLFYINPFNKGAVFTKNEIELFIKQLKLERKDSYFIPCDNKTIIRRMMNELIFIYDQAGNPVKRDEMTELLGMVE from the coding sequence ATGGAAGAAAAATCACAAAACAAGGAGCTCAATGCGCTGATCAGCCTGCTGGATGAACCCAATGAGGAAATTTTCCAGACTATCCATGACCGGATCTTTGCCCATGGCAAAGTGGCTGTGCCTGTCCTTGAGAATTTATGGGAGAACACTTTTGACCCCCTCATCCAACACCGCATCGAAGACCTGATCCATATCATCCAATTCGAAAACCTGAAAAAAGAACTGAACGAATGGTCACAGTTTGAGCATCATGATCTGCTGCGGGGAACTCTTCTCGTCACAAGGTTTCAATATCCCGACCTGGACGAAGATGCGATCATTAAAAAGATTGGTTCATTTTCGCAGGATGTCTGGCTTGAACTAAACCAAAACCTGACCGGGCTGGAAAAGGTCAAGGTGATTAACCACATCTTATTCGATATCCATAAGCTGGCCGGCAATGTTACCAATATCAACTCGGCAGAAAATTTTTACATCAATAACCTTCTCGATTCGAAAAAAGGCAGTCCCCTCATCCTGGGGATTATCTACATTTCCATTTCCCAAAGCCTTCGTGTTCCCATATATGGCGTTGATCTTCCACGGCACTTTGTGCTGGCATATACCGATGAAATTATGCTGACACCAAGGGATATCCCGGAAGGCGATGTTTTATTCTATATCAATCCTTTTAACAAAGGAGCCGTTTTCACAAAAAATGAGATCGAACTGTTTATAAAGCAGTTGAAGCTGGAACGTAAAGATTCTTATTTTATTCCTTGTGATAATAAAACAATCATCCGCCGGATGATGAACGAGCTCATCTTCATTTATGATCAGGCAGGAAATCCTGTAAAACGGGACGAGATGACGGAGTTACTGGGTATGGTGGAGTAA
- a CDS encoding nucleoside phosphorylase: MKESDLIINRNGSIYHLKLKPEELPDLILVAGDPGRIEMISDHFDRVEFKRQNREFVSHIGWLNGKRLLALSTGIGPDNMDIVMNELDALANIDLKKRESLEHHRTLTIVRIGTCGTLHPDIPVGAFSLATHGLGLDGSLHFYKDLEKVTDLELTREFISQSGWPSFLASPYIIPGSKELIQKLAPEGISGITATGAGFYGPQGRELRLRTAFPGMLDALTKFSYKDHRIINCEMETSSLYGLGSMLDHQVASICVILANRATGECLRTIKNNEEKLISYVLEKMTS; encoded by the coding sequence ATGAAGGAGTCGGATTTAATAATTAACCGGAATGGCAGCATTTATCACCTGAAGCTTAAACCGGAAGAATTACCTGATTTGATTTTAGTGGCCGGTGACCCCGGAAGGATAGAGATGATTTCGGATCATTTTGATCGGGTTGAATTTAAAAGGCAAAACCGGGAGTTTGTCAGCCATATCGGGTGGCTGAACGGGAAGCGGCTGTTAGCGCTCTCCACCGGAATCGGGCCCGACAATATGGATATCGTGATGAACGAACTCGATGCACTGGCTAACATCGACCTAAAAAAAAGAGAATCCCTTGAGCATCACCGTACCCTGACCATTGTGAGGATCGGTACTTGCGGCACGCTGCATCCCGATATCCCTGTCGGTGCTTTTTCCCTTGCAACACACGGCCTGGGCCTGGATGGTTCATTACATTTTTATAAGGATCTGGAAAAAGTGACAGACCTGGAACTCACCCGGGAATTTATCAGTCAGTCGGGTTGGCCCTCTTTTCTTGCTTCTCCTTATATCATTCCGGGATCGAAAGAATTGATCCAAAAATTAGCCCCGGAAGGGATAAGCGGCATCACGGCAACCGGTGCAGGATTTTATGGCCCACAGGGCCGTGAACTCCGGCTTCGTACTGCTTTTCCCGGTATGCTTGACGCCCTGACAAAATTTTCTTACAAAGATCACCGGATTATTAATTGCGAGATGGAAACATCGTCCTTATATGGACTGGGTAGTATGTTGGACCACCAGGTTGCGAGTATATGCGTGATCCTGGCTAACCGGGCTACCGGAGAATGCCTCAGGACAATCAAAAATAATGAAGAAAAGCTGATTTCATATGTTTTGGAAAAGATGACCTCCTGA
- a CDS encoding competence/damage-inducible protein A, giving the protein MISEIISIGDELLVGQVVNTNATWMAQHLHEIGIPVKQISAISDDAAEITRALDVAFARADVILVTGGLGPTKDDITKHTLCSYFGTELVFHQPSYENIRKFFASRGMEVTGLNRKQAEVPANCTPLINHNGTAPGMWFEKEGKILVSLPGVPFEMEAMMEEYILPRLASQDNQRVVAHKTILTQGIGESFLSEMIKDWEEDLPSNMKLAYLPQPGLVRLRLTAYGETKEKTLQEIENQVESLQKLIPDLIFGYGNDTMEEIVGRLLKEKHCTLSTAESCTGGFLAHMITSVPGASDYFQGSVIAYSNEIKHTFLGVSEESLKQFGAVSEQVVKEMARGARQRFNTDFAVSISGIAGPDGGTIDKPVGTVWIAIASKTGVIAQKFMFGEHRGRNILRAALAALNLLRLAIGS; this is encoded by the coding sequence ATGATATCAGAAATCATCAGCATCGGCGATGAACTCCTTGTCGGACAAGTCGTAAACACTAACGCCACCTGGATGGCGCAGCATTTACACGAAATCGGGATCCCGGTCAAACAGATATCCGCCATCTCTGATGACGCGGCAGAAATAACCAGAGCGCTCGATGTGGCGTTTGCCCGTGCAGACGTGATCCTGGTCACCGGCGGACTGGGCCCGACTAAAGATGACATCACCAAACACACTTTGTGCTCCTATTTTGGTACAGAGTTGGTTTTCCATCAGCCTTCCTACGAAAACATCAGGAAGTTCTTTGCCAGCCGTGGGATGGAAGTGACCGGATTGAACCGTAAACAGGCTGAAGTACCGGCCAATTGTACCCCGTTGATCAACCACAACGGCACGGCCCCGGGAATGTGGTTCGAAAAAGAAGGAAAGATCCTTGTCTCCCTTCCCGGTGTACCCTTCGAAATGGAAGCCATGATGGAAGAATACATCCTTCCACGCCTCGCCAGCCAGGATAATCAGCGGGTTGTGGCCCATAAAACAATTCTTACACAAGGGATCGGCGAATCATTCCTTTCCGAAATGATCAAAGACTGGGAAGAGGACCTCCCTTCAAACATGAAGCTGGCTTATCTGCCACAACCCGGTCTGGTCAGGCTCAGGTTAACAGCCTACGGGGAGACAAAAGAGAAAACTCTACAGGAGATTGAGAACCAGGTTGAGTCACTTCAAAAACTGATTCCTGATCTGATTTTCGGCTATGGCAATGATACGATGGAAGAGATTGTGGGTCGGTTATTGAAAGAAAAACACTGCACTTTGAGCACGGCCGAAAGTTGCACCGGTGGCTTCCTGGCGCACATGATCACAAGTGTTCCGGGCGCTTCGGACTACTTTCAGGGGTCTGTTATCGCTTATTCCAACGAGATCAAGCACACTTTCCTCGGGGTTTCTGAAGAATCGCTGAAACAATTCGGGGCAGTAAGCGAGCAGGTAGTGAAAGAGATGGCCCGGGGTGCCCGTCAACGGTTTAATACTGATTTCGCGGTTTCAATCAGCGGCATAGCGGGGCCGGACGGAGGAACCATCGACAAACCTGTCGGTACGGTATGGATCGCCATCGCCTCCAAAACCGGTGTCATAGCTCAGAAATTCATGTTCGGCGAGCACCGTGGCCGGAATATCCTGCGGGCGGCGCTGGCAGCGTTGAATTTGCTGAGGCTAGCGATAGGGAGTTGA
- the rpmB gene encoding 50S ribosomal protein L28 produces the protein MARVCEITGKKPIKGNHVSHSNHKTLRRFFPNLQTKRFFIPEEDKWVTLKVSTEAIRTINKKGITACLKEARGKGFTTK, from the coding sequence ATGGCACGAGTTTGTGAAATCACCGGGAAAAAGCCAATAAAAGGAAATCATGTTTCCCACTCCAACCATAAAACCCTCAGGAGATTCTTCCCTAATCTTCAGACTAAAAGGTTTTTCATCCCTGAAGAAGATAAATGGGTCACCCTGAAAGTTTCTACGGAAGCTATCCGGACCATCAATAAAAAAGGCATCACAGCCTGCCTGAAGGAAGCACGGGGAAAAGGTTTTACAACGAAATAA
- a CDS encoding carboxypeptidase-like regulatory domain-containing protein: protein MPLLMEAQKDHQHNQEYYKKLVQFTGAVVTGDSLHPVAFTHIIDHNTNFGTISDYYGYFSFVARKGDSITFSAIGFKKGSFIIPDTIHNNRYTMFQVMATDTIYLNETVIYPWPTKEQFKEAFLSLDIPDDDLEIARKNLERYELAVRAEAMPMDGSMNYRNYIDQTVSKLYYAGQTQPISLLNPFAWAQFVKAWQDGKFKRKDH, encoded by the coding sequence ATGCCATTATTGATGGAAGCACAGAAGGATCATCAACACAACCAGGAATATTATAAAAAACTTGTCCAGTTCACCGGTGCCGTTGTTACCGGCGACAGCCTGCACCCGGTGGCCTTTACCCATATCATCGACCATAATACAAATTTCGGGACAATCAGCGATTATTACGGGTACTTTTCATTCGTGGCCCGTAAAGGCGATTCGATCACATTTTCGGCAATCGGTTTTAAAAAAGGATCTTTTATCATTCCTGATACCATCCATAATAACCGGTATACCATGTTCCAGGTAATGGCCACCGACACCATCTACCTGAATGAAACGGTGATCTACCCCTGGCCAACTAAAGAACAGTTTAAAGAGGCCTTCCTCAGCCTCGATATTCCTGACGACGACCTCGAGATCGCCCGCAAGAACCTTGAAAGGTATGAACTGGCCGTCCGGGCCGAAGCTATGCCCATGGATGGAAGCATGAATTACCGTAACTATATCGATCAGACTGTCAGTAAATTATATTATGCCGGCCAGACCCAGCCGATCAGTTTACTAAACCCATTTGCCTGGGCGCAATTTGTTAAAGCCTGGCAGGATGGGAAATTTAAGCGGAAAGACCATTAA